Sequence from the Enhydrobacter sp. genome:
GGCGGCAGGTCAGGAGCAGGCGCGGTCGGGCGAAGCGCAGCCCATGGCCGCCGACGGGCATCGCCCACTCATAGGCGTTGCCGGGCTCGCGATAGCGCGTGTCGTAGGTTTCGAGCTTGCGCAGCAGGAAGCCGCAATGTTCCAGCCACCGCAGGCGTTCGCCGGCGTCGCGCTCAACGAAGGGTGTCGAGAGGATCTTGGTGATGTCGAAGCGCGCCTCACGCGCCGCCAGAGACAGTTCCTGGGGGGTGTCGACTTCAGGAAAGCGGTCCTTGGTGAGATCGGCCGCCCCGAAGCGCGCCCAATAGCGCCGCCCGTCGACACTGGCATTGAAGGTCGGGCCGTTCGCCTTGTCGGCCACCCATGGCTGGCGCAGCGGCCAGGCTTGCACGTGCCAGGTTGGAGGCGATTCAGTCCAGACCTTGCGGCCCAGTCCGTCGCGGCACAAATAGCCCTCCGGCACTATCTCGTAGCTGTGATAGGCAAGTGACAGCTCGGCCTTCATCAGCACGCGTCCGCGCCGCAGCACATGGGCGATGTCCTCGGCGGCGGTCGGAAACCGCACCAGTACGGAACGGTGAACCGCATCGACCGTCATGCCGCCGGGGAAAGTCGTGTCCCAATGGCGTCCGTCGATGGTGGCGGTTTCGCTGCGTGTTACCTCGAACAGCTCGGGCCGGCCTTGGGCGCGGGCAAACGCCGGCGCCATGGCCAGCCCCGTGGTCCCGAGCAGCAAACGGCGGCGGTCGATCGAAAAGGACATCGTTGAAGAGCATGCTACGCTGCGATCGAGGAGGAAAGATGATGATCAAGCGCAAACAGCGCATTCCCATGCGCGATCTCGCCAGTCTGTCGGCGGAAGATCGGGAGACCATCGAGAAGAACGCGATGAACGGCCAAGTCTTCAATATATTCAAGGTTCTCGCCCATCATCCCAAGCTGGTGAAGCGCTGGACGCCGTTCGCCGGCCATATCCTGTCGAAGCAGACATTGCCGTTTCGGGATCGCGAATTGTTGATCCTGCGCATCGGCTGGCTGAACCAGGCCGAGTACGAATTCGCCCAGCACGAGTTGATCGCCAGGCGTGGCGGGCTTTCAGACGTGGATATCGAACGGGTCAAGCAGGGATCCAAGGCCCAGGGGTGGAACGAGCACGAGGCAGCGCTGATGCAGCTCGCCGACGATCTGCATGAGAACTCGGTGGCGTCGGACGCGACATGGGCGGTGCTGTCGAAGTCCTACTCGACCGAGCAACTCATGGACGCCGTGTTCACGGTCGGCCAGTACAATCTGGTGTCGTGGGCGCTCAACAGCTTTGGCGTGCCGCTCGACGACTTCCTGCCCGATTCCAGACGTAAGGCGTGATACGGATCATTTCCGCTTTCTGCCGGGCCGGTCGCGTCACGCCTTTCCGCTGACGCCCGCTTCGGCGAAGGTCGCCATGCCGTTGTGGCAAGCGGCGGCGGCCTTGAGCAAGGGAACGGCAAGGGCCGCCGCCGAGGCCTCGCCGAGCCGCATGTCCATATCGAGCAGGGGACGTTGGCCAATTGCGTCGAGGAGCCGCCGGTGTCCGGGCTCCGCCGAGCGATGGGCGACCACGCAGTGGTCGAGTGCACGGCTGTCGCAGGCATGGAGCGCGGCCGCGGCGGCGGTGCAGGCGTAGCCATCGAGCAGCACCGGAATACGGCCCATACGGGCCGCCAGTACGGCGCCGGCGATTGCGGCGAACTCCTCGCCGCCCAGTGCAGCGAGCAAGGCGAGGGGGTCTCGCTCTGCAACCGCGGCGGCGTGATGCCTCAGGGCTTCGTCGATGACGGCGACCTTCCGGGCGAGGGCGGCGCCGCCTACGCCGGTGCCCGGGCCGGCCCAGTCGGCGCCCGTGCCGCCGAACAGCGCCGCGCAGAGTGCGGCGGCGGAAGTGGTGTTGGCGATTCCCATTTCCCCCAGGCACAGCACATCGATACCAGGCTCCGCCGCCATCATGCCGTAAGTCATGGCGTTAGCGGCGCGAGCTTCGCTCATCGCTGGCGCACGGGTGAAATCCTCGGTCGGGTGGTCGAGATCGAGTTCGTAAATGCGCAGATCGGCGTCGATGACGGCCGACAGCTGGTTGATGGCCGCGCCACCGGACAGGAAGTTCTTGACCATTTGCTGCGTGACTTCCGGCGGATAGGCCGAAACACCCTGGCGGGCCACGCCGTGTGTCCCGGCAAAAACCGCCACGCGCGGCCGTTCGATCCGGGGCTGGGCGCGTCCCTGCCAAGCGGCGAGCCATTCGGCGATCTCCTCCAGGCGGCCGAGGGAGCCTGGCGGCTTGGTCAGCTCCGCCTGGCGGCGCACCACCTCGGCCCGCGCCGCGAGGTCGGGTCCCGGCAGTTCGCTCAGGATGCGGCGCATTTCCGCAAATGTCGCTGTTGGGGCATTCATGGCGGGCGCGGACCATCCTATATTTGCCCCACCATGACCAGCCCCAACGACCTTTCCGGTGGCCGCCCCGCTTCGTTCGACGAATGGTTGCAGGCCTTCAAGGAACAGGTGGTGTTCTTCACCGGCCTGAAGCTGGATGTCGGCACGCCACGCTGGCCGCTGGCCGATGTCCTGCCCGTGCTGCCGTTCATCGGCGTCCTGGTGGGAATCGCCGCAGGCGTGGTCTTCGCCGTCGTCCAAGGCATCGGCGGATCGGATTGGCTGGCTGCCATATTGGCCGTCGGCACCGCCATCGCGGTCACGCGCGCCCTGCACGAGGACGGCCTCGCTGACACGGCCGATGGCCTGGGTCCGCACGGGATCGACTCGCCGCGCCGTCTCGAGATCATGCGCGACAGTCGCAGCGGCGCCTTCGGCGTGCTCGCGCTCGTTCTGTCCGTCCTCGTCAAGGTCGCTTGCCTCGCCGAGTTCGGCGGCGCGACCGGCCTGGTCGTGCTGATTGCCGCGCACGCGCTGTCGCGGGCGCTGATCGCCTATCCCTTGCTTGCGTTTTCGCCTGTCCATCCCGACGGCCTGGGCGCGCAGGTGGGCAAACCGACCGACAACGACGTCTGGCTGACCGTCGGTATCGGCGCCGTGCTGGCCTT
This genomic interval carries:
- a CDS encoding adenosylcobinamide-GDP ribazoletransferase produces the protein MTSPNDLSGGRPASFDEWLQAFKEQVVFFTGLKLDVGTPRWPLADVLPVLPFIGVLVGIAAGVVFAVVQGIGGSDWLAAILAVGTAIAVTRALHEDGLADTADGLGPHGIDSPRRLEIMRDSRSGAFGVLALVLSVLVKVACLAEFGGATGLVVLIAAHALSRALIAYPLLAFSPVHPDGLGAQVGKPTDNDVWLTVGIGAVLAFLLLLGKGFFVAILAPLAAIGTAWWTARWIAGRIGGYTGDTLGAVQQKSEIAFLVVAAILIG
- a CDS encoding carboxymuconolactone decarboxylase family protein → MIKRKQRIPMRDLASLSAEDRETIEKNAMNGQVFNIFKVLAHHPKLVKRWTPFAGHILSKQTLPFRDRELLILRIGWLNQAEYEFAQHELIARRGGLSDVDIERVKQGSKAQGWNEHEAALMQLADDLHENSVASDATWAVLSKSYSTEQLMDAVFTVGQYNLVSWALNSFGVPLDDFLPDSRRKA
- the cobT gene encoding nicotinate-nucleotide--dimethylbenzimidazole phosphoribosyltransferase, whose product is MNAPTATFAEMRRILSELPGPDLAARAEVVRRQAELTKPPGSLGRLEEIAEWLAAWQGRAQPRIERPRVAVFAGTHGVARQGVSAYPPEVTQQMVKNFLSGGAAINQLSAVIDADLRIYELDLDHPTEDFTRAPAMSEARAANAMTYGMMAAEPGIDVLCLGEMGIANTTSAAALCAALFGGTGADWAGPGTGVGGAALARKVAVIDEALRHHAAAVAERDPLALLAALGGEEFAAIAGAVLAARMGRIPVLLDGYACTAAAAALHACDSRALDHCVVAHRSAEPGHRRLLDAIGQRPLLDMDMRLGEASAAALAVPLLKAAAACHNGMATFAEAGVSGKA